One window of Mobula birostris isolate sMobBir1 chromosome 16, sMobBir1.hap1, whole genome shotgun sequence genomic DNA carries:
- the LOC140210909 gene encoding uncharacterized protein, whose translation MAHQRVHTGEKPFSCSDCGKGFTRSSNLKVHQRVHTGERLFTCSDCGKGFNLSSHLLRHQSVHTGERSFTCSDCGKGFTQSSKLKVHQRVHTGERPFTCSDCGKGFTQSSTLKVHRRVHTGERPFTCSDCGKGFTQSSDLLVHQSVHTGERPFTCSVCGKGFTSSYNLLRHESVHTGERPFTCSDCGKGFTSSYNLLRHESVHTGERPFTCSDCGKGFICSYHLLTHQSVHTREWPFTCSVCGKGFALSSQLKVHQRVHTGERPFTCSVCGKGFIRSSNLKVHQRVHTGERPFTCSDLGKDSVSHLTLCNSLRLAA comes from the coding sequence atggctcaccagcgagttcacaccggggagaagccgttctcctgctcagactgtgggaagggattcactcggtcatctaatctgaaggtacatcagagagttcacactggagagaggctattcacctgctcagactgtgggaagggattcaatttgtcatctcacctactgagacaccagtcagttcacaccggggagagatcgttcacctgctcagactgtgggaaaggattcactcagtcatctaaactgaaggtacatcagcgagttcacactggggagaggccgttcacttgctcagactgtgggaaaggattcactcagtcatctactctgaaggtacatcggcgagttcacactggagagaggccattcacctgctcagactgtgggaagggattcactcagtcatccgacctgctggtacaccagtcagttcacaccggggaaaggccattcacttgctccgtctgtgggaagggattcacttcgtcatatAACCTACTGAGACATGAGTCAGTTCATACCGGggaaaggccattcacctgctcagactgtgggaaaggattcacttcatCCTATAACCTACTGAGACAcgagtcagttcacaccggagagagaccgttcacctgctcagactgtgggaagggattcatttgctCATATCACCtattgacacaccagtcagttcacaccagggagtggccattcacctgctcagtctgtgggaagggattcgctttgtcatctcaactgaaggtacatcagcgagttcacactggggagaggccgttcacttgttcagtgtgtgggaagggattcattaggtcatctaatctgaaggtacatcagcgagttcacactggggagaggccattcacctgctcagacttgggaaaggattcagtcagtcatctaaccttatgtaactcacttcggctggcagcttaa